In the Streptomyces fradiae ATCC 10745 = DSM 40063 genome, one interval contains:
- a CDS encoding pyridoxal phosphate-dependent aminotransferase encodes MSAATPPTERRVSARIGAISESATLAVDAKAKALKAAGRPVIGFGAGEPDFPTPDYIVEAAVEACRNPKYHRYTPAGGLPELKAAIAAKTLRDSGYEVDPSQILVTNGGKQAIYEAFAAILDPGDEVIVPAPYWTTYPESIRLAGGVPVEVVADETTGYRVSVEQLEAARTERTKVVLFVSPSNPTGAVYAREDAEAIGRWAVEHGLWVLTDEIYEHLVYGDAEFTSLPALVPELRDKCVVVNGVAKTYAMTGWRVGWIVGPKDVVKAATNLQSHATSNVSNVAQVAALAAVSGNLDAVAEMREAFDRRRRTIVRMLNEIDGVVCPTPEGAFYAYPSVKGLLGKEIRGKRPQTSVELAALILDEAEVAVVPGEAFGTPGYLRLSYALGDEDLVEGVSRIQKLLAEARD; translated from the coding sequence ATGAGCGCTGCTACTCCCCCGACCGAGCGCCGGGTCTCCGCCCGCATCGGTGCGATCTCCGAGTCCGCAACCCTCGCCGTCGACGCCAAGGCCAAGGCCCTCAAGGCCGCCGGGCGCCCGGTGATCGGCTTCGGCGCCGGCGAGCCCGACTTCCCGACGCCCGACTACATCGTCGAGGCGGCCGTGGAAGCCTGCCGCAACCCCAAGTACCACCGCTACACGCCCGCCGGCGGCCTGCCCGAGCTGAAGGCCGCCATCGCCGCGAAGACGCTGCGCGACTCCGGGTACGAGGTCGACCCGTCGCAGATCCTCGTCACCAACGGCGGCAAGCAGGCGATCTACGAGGCGTTCGCCGCGATCCTCGACCCGGGCGACGAGGTCATCGTCCCGGCCCCGTACTGGACGACGTACCCCGAGTCGATCCGGCTCGCGGGCGGCGTGCCGGTGGAGGTCGTCGCCGACGAGACGACGGGGTACCGCGTCTCCGTGGAGCAGCTGGAGGCGGCCCGGACCGAGCGGACGAAGGTCGTCCTCTTCGTGTCCCCGTCCAACCCGACGGGCGCGGTCTACGCGCGCGAGGACGCCGAGGCGATCGGCCGCTGGGCCGTCGAGCACGGCCTGTGGGTGCTGACCGACGAGATCTACGAGCACCTGGTGTACGGCGACGCCGAGTTCACCTCGCTGCCCGCCCTCGTGCCCGAGCTCCGCGACAAGTGCGTCGTGGTCAACGGCGTCGCCAAGACGTACGCGATGACCGGCTGGCGCGTCGGGTGGATCGTGGGCCCGAAGGACGTGGTGAAGGCCGCGACGAACCTGCAGTCGCACGCCACGTCGAACGTCTCCAACGTCGCCCAGGTCGCCGCGCTCGCCGCCGTCTCCGGGAACCTGGACGCGGTCGCGGAGATGCGCGAGGCGTTCGACCGGCGCCGCCGGACGATCGTGCGGATGCTCAACGAGATCGACGGCGTGGTCTGCCCGACGCCGGAGGGCGCCTTCTACGCGTACCCCTCGGTGAAGGGGCTGCTGGGCAAGGAGATCCGGGGCAAGCGCCCGCAGACCTCCGTGGAGCTGGCCGCGCTGATCCTGGACGAGGCCGAGGTGGCCGTCGTTCCGGGTGAGGCCTTCGGCACGCCGGGCTATCTGCGCCTGTCGTACGCGCTGGGCGACGAGGACCTGGTCGAGGGCGTGTCGCGGATTCAGAAGCTGCTGGCGGAGGCGCGCGACTGA
- the secE gene encoding preprotein translocase subunit SecE: MTDAVGSIDMPDAEDEAPESKKKTRKGGKRAKKGPLGRLALFYRQIVAELRKVVWPTRNQLTTYTTVVIIFVVIMIAMVTGIDFGFQEAVKYVFG, encoded by the coding sequence GTGACGGACGCCGTAGGCTCCATCGACATGCCTGATGCTGAGGACGAAGCTCCGGAGTCCAAGAAGAAGACCCGCAAGGGCGGCAAGCGCGCCAAGAAGGGCCCGCTGGGCCGTCTCGCGCTCTTCTACCGCCAGATCGTCGCGGAGCTGCGCAAGGTCGTCTGGCCCACTCGCAACCAGCTGACCACGTACACGACGGTTGTGATCATCTTCGTCGTCATCATGATCGCCATGGTGACCGGCATCGACTTCGGCTTCCAGGAAGCAGTCAAGTACGTCTTCGGCTGA
- the nusG gene encoding transcription termination/antitermination protein NusG has protein sequence MSDPNLNESAQDELDVVEAADEDQAEAADAAVGEAAEDVETVRDEDAESDEDADAEAAEADQDDDAQDAEAADEADEDESGTADEAEPAEAVDPVAALREELRGLPGEWYVIHTYAGYEKRVKANLEQRAVSLNVEDFIYQAEVPEEEIVQIKNGERKNVRQNKLPGYVLVRMDLTNESWGVVRNTPGVTGFVGNAYDPYPLTLDEIVKMLAPEAEEKAAREAAEAEGKPAPARKVEVQVLDFEVGDSVTVTDGPFATLQATINEINADSKKVKGLVEIFGRETPVELSFDQIQKN, from the coding sequence GTGTCTGACCCGAACCTGAACGAGTCCGCCCAGGACGAGCTCGACGTCGTCGAGGCGGCCGACGAGGACCAGGCGGAAGCTGCGGACGCCGCTGTCGGCGAGGCCGCCGAGGACGTCGAGACCGTCCGTGACGAGGACGCCGAGAGCGACGAGGACGCGGACGCCGAGGCCGCCGAGGCCGACCAGGACGACGACGCGCAGGACGCCGAGGCCGCCGACGAGGCGGACGAGGACGAGTCCGGCACCGCCGACGAGGCCGAGCCGGCCGAGGCCGTCGACCCGGTCGCCGCGCTCCGCGAGGAGCTGCGCGGCCTGCCCGGCGAGTGGTACGTGATCCACACCTACGCGGGCTACGAGAAGCGCGTGAAGGCCAACCTGGAGCAGCGCGCCGTCTCGCTCAACGTCGAGGACTTCATCTACCAGGCCGAGGTCCCCGAGGAAGAGATCGTCCAGATCAAGAACGGCGAGCGCAAGAACGTCCGGCAGAACAAGCTGCCCGGCTACGTGCTCGTCCGCATGGACCTGACGAACGAGTCCTGGGGCGTCGTGCGCAACACGCCCGGCGTCACCGGCTTCGTGGGCAACGCCTACGACCCGTACCCGCTGACCCTGGACGAGATCGTCAAGATGCTCGCCCCGGAGGCCGAGGAGAAGGCCGCCCGCGAGGCCGCCGAGGCCGAGGGCAAGCCGGCCCCCGCCCGCAAGGTCGAGGTCCAGGTGCTGGACTTCGAGGTGGGCGACTCCGTCACCGTCACCGACGGCCCGTTCGCGACGCTGCAGGCCACGATCAACGAGATCAACGCCGACTCGAAGAAGGTCAAGGGCCTCGTCGAGATCTTCGGTCGCGAGACCCCGGTCGAGCTGAGCTTCGACCAGATCCAGAAGAACTGA
- the rplK gene encoding 50S ribosomal protein L11: MPPKKKKVTGLIKLQIQAGAANPAPPVGPALGQHGVNIMEFCKAYNAATESQRGWVIPVEITVYEDRSFTFITKTPPASRMILKAAGVEKGSGEPHKTKVAKLTSAQVREIATTKMPDLNANDLDAAEKIIAGTARSMGITVEG, translated from the coding sequence ATGCCTCCCAAGAAGAAGAAGGTCACGGGGCTTATCAAGCTCCAGATCCAGGCCGGCGCCGCCAACCCGGCCCCGCCGGTCGGCCCCGCGCTGGGTCAGCACGGCGTCAACATCATGGAGTTCTGCAAGGCCTACAACGCCGCGACCGAGTCGCAGCGCGGCTGGGTCATCCCGGTGGAGATCACGGTCTACGAGGACCGCTCCTTCACCTTCATCACCAAGACGCCCCCGGCGTCGCGGATGATCCTGAAGGCCGCGGGTGTGGAGAAGGGCTCCGGCGAGCCGCACAAGACCAAGGTCGCCAAGCTGACGAGCGCCCAGGTCCGCGAGATCGCCACGACCAAGATGCCCGACCTCAACGCGAACGACCTGGACGCCGCCGAGAAGATCATCGCCGGCACCGCCCGTTCCATGGGCATCACCGTCGAGGGCTGA
- the rplA gene encoding 50S ribosomal protein L1 has translation MKRSKALRGADAKVDRERNYAPLEAVRLAKDTATTKFDGTVEVAFRLGVDPRKADQMVRGTVNLPHGTGKTARVLVFATGDRAAAAEAAGADIVGSDELIDEVAKGRLDFDAVVATPDLMGKVGRLGRVLGPRGLMPNPKTGTVTMDVAKAVTDIKGGKIEFRVDKHANLHFIIGKVSFDETKLVENYAAALEEILRLKPSAAKGRYIKKATLTTTMGPGIPLDANRTRNLLVEEDPAAV, from the coding sequence GTGAAGCGCAGCAAGGCTCTCCGCGGCGCGGACGCCAAGGTCGACCGGGAGCGTAACTACGCCCCCCTCGAGGCCGTCCGTCTCGCCAAGGACACCGCCACCACCAAGTTCGACGGCACCGTCGAGGTCGCCTTCCGCCTGGGTGTCGACCCGCGCAAGGCCGACCAGATGGTCCGTGGCACCGTGAACCTTCCGCACGGCACCGGCAAGACCGCCCGGGTCCTGGTCTTCGCGACCGGTGACCGTGCTGCGGCCGCGGAGGCCGCGGGCGCCGACATCGTCGGCTCCGACGAACTGATCGACGAGGTCGCGAAGGGCCGTCTGGACTTCGACGCCGTCGTCGCCACCCCGGACCTCATGGGCAAGGTCGGCCGCCTCGGCCGCGTCCTCGGCCCGCGTGGTCTGATGCCGAACCCGAAGACCGGCACGGTCACGATGGACGTCGCCAAGGCCGTGACGGACATCAAGGGCGGCAAGATCGAGTTCCGTGTCGACAAGCACGCGAACCTGCACTTCATCATCGGCAAGGTGTCGTTCGACGAGACCAAGCTGGTCGAGAACTACGCCGCGGCGCTGGAGGAGATCCTCCGTCTGAAGCCGTCCGCCGCGAAGGGCCGCTACATCAAGAAGGCGACCCTGACCACGACCATGGGCCCCGGCATCCCGCTGGACGCCAACCGCACCCGCAACCTCCTCGTCGAGGAGGACCCGGCCGCGGTCTGA
- the rplJ gene encoding 50S ribosomal protein L10 produces the protein MARPDKSAAVAELTDKFRSSNAAVLTEYRGLTVAQLKQLRRSLGENAQYAVVKNTLTKIAANEAGITSLDDQFTGPTAVAFITGDPVESAKGLRDFAKDNPNLIIKGGVLDGKALSADEIKKLADLESREVLLAKLAGAMKGKQSQAAALFQALPSKLVRTVDALRAKQAEQGGAE, from the coding sequence ATGGCGAGGCCCGACAAGTCTGCTGCGGTTGCCGAGCTGACGGACAAGTTCCGCAGCTCGAACGCCGCCGTGCTGACCGAGTACCGCGGTCTCACCGTGGCACAGCTCAAGCAGCTGCGCCGTTCGCTCGGTGAGAACGCCCAGTACGCCGTGGTGAAGAACACGCTGACCAAGATTGCGGCCAACGAGGCCGGGATCACGTCGCTGGACGACCAGTTCACTGGTCCGACGGCGGTCGCCTTCATCACCGGTGACCCGGTGGAGTCGGCGAAGGGTCTTCGTGACTTCGCCAAGGACAACCCGAACCTGATCATCAAGGGCGGTGTCCTTGACGGCAAGGCGCTGTCCGCCGATGAGATCAAGAAGCTTGCGGACCTCGAGTCCCGCGAGGTTCTGCTCGCCAAGCTGGCGGGCGCCATGAAGGGCAAGCAGTCCCAGGCTGCCGCGCTCTTCCAGGCGCTCCCGTCGAAGCTCGTCCGCACCGTGGACGCGCTGCGCGCCAAGCAGGCCGAGCAGGGCGGTGCCGAGTAA
- the rplL gene encoding 50S ribosomal protein L7/L12, with product MAKLSQEDLLAQFEEMTLIELSEFVKAFEEKFDVTAAAPVAVAAGVPGAPAAEAVEEKDEFDVILTGAGDKKIQVIKVVRELTSLGLKEAKDLVDGTPKPVLEKVNKETADKAAEALKGAGAGVEVK from the coding sequence ATGGCGAAGCTGTCTCAGGAAGACCTGCTCGCGCAGTTCGAGGAGATGACCCTCATCGAGCTCTCCGAGTTCGTGAAGGCGTTCGAGGAGAAGTTCGACGTCACCGCCGCCGCCCCGGTCGCCGTGGCCGCCGGTGTCCCGGGTGCCCCGGCCGCCGAGGCCGTCGAGGAGAAGGACGAGTTCGACGTCATCCTCACCGGCGCCGGCGACAAGAAGATCCAGGTCATCAAGGTCGTCCGTGAGCTGACCTCCCTGGGCCTGAAGGAGGCCAAGGACCTCGTCGACGGCACCCCGAAGCCGGTCCTCGAGAAGGTCAACAAGGAGACCGCCGACAAGGCTGCCGAGGCCCTCAAGGGCGCCGGCGCGGGCGTCGAGGTCAAGTGA
- the rpoB gene encoding DNA-directed RNA polymerase subunit beta — protein MAASRNASTANTNNGASTAPLRISFAKIKEPLEVPNLLALQTESFDWLLGNAAWKARVEAALENGQDVPTKSGLEEIFEEISPIEDFSGSMSLTFRDHRFEPPKNSIDECKERDFTYAAPLFVTAEFTNNETGEIKSQTVFMGDFPLMTNKGTFVINGTERVVVSQLVRSPGVYFDSSIDKTSDKDIFSAKIIPSRGAWLEMEIDKRDMVGVRIDRKRKQSVTVLLKALGWTTEQILQEFGEYESMRATLEKDHTQGQDDALLDIYRKLRPGEPPTREAAQTLLENLYFNPKRYDLAKVGRYKVNKKLGADEPLDAGVLTVDDVIATIKYLVKLHAGETETVGENGSTIVVETDDIDHFGNRRLRNVGELIQNQVRTGLARMERVVRERMTTQDVEAITPQTLINIRPVVASIKEFFGTSQLSQFMDQNNPLSGLTHKRRLSALGPGGLSRERAGFEVRDVHPSHYGRMCPIETPEGPNIGLIGSLASYGRVNAFGFVETPYRKVIDGRVTDEVDYLTADEEDRFVIAQANAGLTEDMRFAENRVLVRRRGGEVDYVAGDDVDYMDVSPRQMVSVATAMIPFLEHDDANRALMGANMMRQAVPLIRSEAPLVGTGMEYRSAVDAGDVVKAEKDGVVQELSADYITVANDDGTYITYRLAKFARSNQGTSVNQKVVVAEGDRVIEGQVLADGPATENGEMALGKNLLVAFMPWEGHNYEDAIILSQRLVQDDVLSSIHIEEHEVDARDTKLGPEEITRDIPNVSEEVLADLDERGIIRIGAEVVAGDILVGKVTPKGETELTPEERLLRAIFGEKAREVRDTSLKVPHGETGKVIGVRVFDREEGDELPPGVNQLVRVYVAQKRKITDGDKLAGRHGNKGVISKILPIEDMPFLEDGTPVDIILNPLGVPSRMNPGQVLEIHLGWLASQGWDVSGLADDWAQRLQSIGADRVEPRTNVATPVFDGAREDELAGLLEHTLPNRDGDRLMLPSGKARLFDGRSGEPFPDPISVGYMYILKLHHLVDDKLHARSTGPYSMITQQPLGGKAQFGGQRFGEMEVWALEAYGAAYALQELLTIKSDDVTGRVKVYEAIVKGENIPEPGIPESFKVLIKEMQSLCLNVEVLSSDGMSIEMRDTDEDVFRAAEELGIDLSRREPSSVEEV, from the coding sequence TTGGCCGCCTCGCGCAACGCCTCGACCGCGAATACGAACAACGGCGCAAGCACCGCCCCGCTGCGCATCTCCTTTGCAAAGATCAAGGAGCCCCTCGAGGTTCCGAACCTCCTCGCGCTGCAGACCGAGAGCTTTGACTGGCTGCTCGGCAACGCCGCGTGGAAGGCTCGTGTCGAGGCGGCTCTCGAGAACGGACAGGACGTCCCCACCAAGTCCGGTCTGGAAGAGATCTTCGAGGAGATCTCGCCGATCGAGGACTTCTCCGGGTCGATGTCGCTGACCTTCCGCGACCACCGCTTCGAGCCCCCGAAGAACTCCATCGACGAGTGCAAGGAGCGCGACTTCACGTACGCCGCGCCGCTCTTCGTCACGGCCGAGTTCACCAACAACGAGACCGGCGAGATCAAGTCCCAGACGGTCTTCATGGGCGACTTCCCGCTCATGACCAACAAGGGCACCTTCGTCATCAACGGCACCGAGCGTGTCGTCGTGTCGCAGCTCGTCCGCTCGCCGGGTGTCTACTTCGACTCCTCCATCGACAAGACGTCCGACAAGGACATCTTCTCCGCCAAGATCATCCCCTCCCGGGGTGCCTGGCTGGAGATGGAGATCGACAAGCGCGACATGGTCGGTGTCCGCATCGACCGCAAGCGCAAGCAGTCCGTGACCGTCCTCCTCAAGGCGCTCGGCTGGACCACCGAGCAGATCCTGCAGGAGTTCGGCGAGTACGAGTCCATGCGCGCCACCCTGGAGAAGGACCACACCCAGGGCCAGGACGACGCGCTGCTCGACATCTACCGCAAGCTCCGTCCGGGCGAGCCCCCGACGCGTGAGGCCGCGCAGACGCTGCTCGAGAACCTCTACTTCAACCCGAAGCGCTACGACCTGGCCAAGGTCGGCCGCTACAAGGTCAACAAGAAGCTCGGCGCCGACGAGCCGCTGGACGCCGGCGTCCTGACCGTCGACGACGTCATCGCGACGATCAAGTACCTGGTCAAGCTGCACGCGGGCGAGACCGAGACCGTCGGTGAGAACGGCTCGACGATCGTCGTCGAGACGGACGACATCGACCACTTCGGCAACCGCCGCCTGCGCAACGTCGGCGAGCTCATCCAGAACCAGGTCCGCACGGGTCTGGCGCGGATGGAGCGCGTCGTCCGCGAGCGCATGACCACCCAGGACGTCGAGGCGATCACGCCGCAGACCCTGATCAACATCCGGCCGGTCGTCGCCTCCATCAAGGAGTTCTTCGGCACCAGCCAGCTGTCGCAGTTCATGGACCAGAACAACCCGCTGTCCGGGCTGACGCACAAGCGTCGTCTGTCCGCGCTCGGCCCGGGTGGTCTCTCCCGTGAGCGGGCCGGCTTCGAGGTCCGAGACGTGCACCCGTCCCACTACGGACGCATGTGCCCGATCGAGACCCCCGAAGGCCCGAACATCGGTCTGATCGGCTCGCTCGCCTCCTACGGCCGCGTCAACGCCTTCGGCTTCGTCGAGACGCCGTACCGCAAGGTCATCGACGGCCGGGTCACCGACGAGGTCGACTACCTGACCGCCGACGAGGAGGACCGCTTCGTCATCGCCCAGGCCAACGCCGGCCTGACCGAGGACATGCGCTTCGCCGAGAACCGCGTCCTGGTGCGCCGCCGCGGCGGCGAGGTCGACTACGTCGCCGGGGACGACGTGGACTACATGGACGTCTCGCCGCGCCAGATGGTGTCGGTCGCGACCGCCATGATCCCCTTCCTCGAGCACGACGACGCCAACCGCGCCCTCATGGGCGCGAACATGATGCGCCAGGCCGTGCCGCTGATCCGCTCGGAGGCCCCGCTCGTCGGCACCGGCATGGAGTACCGCTCCGCCGTCGACGCCGGCGACGTGGTCAAGGCCGAGAAGGACGGTGTCGTCCAGGAGCTCTCCGCGGACTACATCACCGTCGCCAACGACGACGGCACGTACATCACGTACCGCCTGGCCAAGTTCGCCCGCTCCAACCAGGGCACCTCGGTCAACCAGAAGGTCGTCGTCGCCGAGGGCGACCGGGTCATCGAGGGCCAGGTCCTCGCCGACGGCCCGGCCACCGAGAACGGCGAGATGGCGCTCGGCAAGAACCTCCTCGTGGCCTTCATGCCGTGGGAGGGCCACAACTACGAGGACGCGATCATCCTGTCGCAGCGCCTCGTGCAGGACGACGTCCTCTCCTCGATCCACATCGAGGAGCACGAGGTCGACGCCCGTGACACGAAGCTCGGCCCCGAGGAGATCACCCGGGACATCCCGAACGTCTCCGAGGAGGTCCTCGCCGACCTCGACGAGCGCGGCATCATCCGCATCGGTGCCGAGGTCGTCGCCGGCGACATCCTGGTCGGCAAGGTCACCCCGAAGGGCGAGACCGAGCTGACCCCGGAGGAGCGCCTGCTCCGCGCGATCTTCGGTGAGAAGGCCCGTGAGGTCCGCGACACCTCGCTGAAGGTGCCGCACGGCGAGACCGGCAAGGTCATCGGCGTGCGCGTCTTCGACCGCGAGGAGGGCGACGAGCTGCCCCCGGGCGTGAACCAGCTGGTCCGCGTCTACGTGGCGCAGAAGCGCAAGATCACCGACGGAGACAAGCTCGCCGGCCGCCACGGCAACAAGGGCGTCATCTCCAAGATCCTGCCGATCGAGGACATGCCGTTCCTGGAGGACGGCACCCCCGTCGACATCATCCTCAACCCGCTCGGTGTGCCGTCCCGAATGAACCCGGGACAGGTCCTGGAGATCCACCTCGGCTGGCTCGCCAGCCAGGGCTGGGACGTCTCCGGGCTCGCCGACGACTGGGCCCAGCGGCTCCAGTCCATCGGCGCCGACCGCGTCGAGCCCCGCACCAACGTCGCGACCCCGGTCTTCGACGGTGCCCGCGAGGACGAGCTGGCCGGCCTGCTGGAGCACACCCTCCCGAACCGCGACGGCGACCGCCTGATGCTGCCGTCCGGCAAGGCGCGCCTGTTCGACGGCCGCTCCGGCGAGCCGTTCCCGGACCCGATCTCGGTCGGGTACATGTACATCCTCAAGCTCCACCACCTGGTCGACGACAAGCTGCACGCCCGGTCGACCGGCCCGTACTCGATGATCACCCAGCAGCCGCTGGGCGGTAAGGCTCAGTTCGGTGGCCAGCGCTTCGGTGAGATGGAGGTGTGGGCGCTGGAGGCTTACGGCGCCGCGTACGCCCTCCAGGAGCTGCTGACCATCAAGTCCGACGATGTCACCGGCCGCGTGAAGGTCTACGAGGCCATCGTCAAGGGCGAGAACATCCCGGAGCCCGGCATCCCGGAGTCCTTCAAGGTGCTCATCAAGGAGATGCAGTCCCTGT